Part of the Flavobacterium sp. MDT1-60 genome, ATCTCTGAAGAAAGAGGATATACACTTGAAAATACTACTATCGAAATGTTAGGAACTGCAAAAAAAGTTTCTATCGACAAAGACAACACTACAATTGTAAGTGGTGCTGGTGAAGCTGATATCATCAAAAACAGAGTAAACCAAATTAAAGCTCAGATGGAAACTACTACATCTGATTATGATAAAGAAAAATTGCAGGAACGTTTGGCTAAATTAGCTGGTGGTGTTGCTGTTCTTTATGTTGGTGCAGCTTCTGAAGTGGAGATGAAAGAGAAAAAAGACAGAGTTGACGATGCATTACACGCTACTCGTGCTGCTGTTGAAGAAGGAATTGTTGCTGGTGGTGGTGTTGCTTTATTAAGAGCAAAAGCTGCATTAGCAGGAATCAAAGCTGACAACGCTGACGAAGCAACTGGAATCCAGATTGTAGCTCGCGCTGTTGAATCTCCATTAAGAACTATTGTTGAAAATGCAGGCCTTGAAGGTTCTGTAGTAGTAGCAAAAGTTGGTGAAGGTTCTGGTGATTTTGGATACAATGCCAAAACTGACGAATACGTAGACATGCTTAAAGCTGGAATTATCGATCCTAAAAAAGTAACTCGTGTGGCATTAGAAAATGCTGCTTCTGTTGCCGGAATGATCCTTACTACAGAATGTGCTTTAATTGATATTAAAGAAGAAAGCGCTGGCGGAATGCCAATGGGTGGCGGTATGCCAGGAATGATGTAATTCATTCTAACTTCTTATACTATAAAACGCCAAGCAGAAATTTCTGTTTGGCGTTTTATTTTAGTCCCAGTTTACAGTCTCAGTCTACAGTGGTACACATATTATCTTTTTGTAAACTGAGACTGAGACTGTAAACTGGGACTATTTTTATCAATATCTTTGCAGCTCTATTAAAATTGCACAATGAGAAAATTCACCACTCAGCTCTTATCTTTTACCTTCTTACTTCTTACCACTTTTTCATATTCCCAATCCAGTAAAGATGCTTATGTCGTTTTAGTTTCTATGGATGGATTTCGTTGGGATTACGCGAAACATTTCAAGCTTCAAAACCTCAACAGAATTGCCAAAGAAGGTGTTCATGCCAAATCGATGCGACCTTCTTATCCGAGTAAAACTTTTCCGAATCATTACGCAATCGTGACCGGACTTTATCCGGATCATCATGGGATTATCAATAATGTTTTTTATGACAGCGCTTTAAACGAATCTTTTTCATTATCAACAACTGCTAAAAATGATTCAAGATTTTATGGCGGAAACCCGATTTGGAATGTCGCCGAACAACAGGGCGTAAAAACCGCTTCGTTTTTCTGGCCGGGATCAGATACGGATAAAAAAAGACCTGGTATTTACAAAAATTACGACAATAAAATTCCATACGGAAACAGAATTGATACGGTTATAAAATGGTTAGAACTTCCGGAAAAACAACGTCCGCATTTAATTACTTTGTATTTTGATGAACCGGATCATACGGGACATAACTTTGGTCCGCTTTCGCCAGAGAATGAAAAAATGATTCACAAAATGGATTCCGTTATGGGACAATTATCTTCCAAATTAGATCAATTGGCTATCGGGAAACAAATCAATTTAATTATTGTTTCAGATCACGGAATGGCCGACATCAGCAATGATAAAAAAGTTGCCATTTTAGATTATCTAAAACCGGAATGGTTAGGATATAAAGCCGTGATCAACCCCATTATGAGTCTTCAGGCAAAACCGGGATTTCAGGATTCTATTGCCAAAGCATTAAAAAAAGTACCACATATCAAATTCTGGAGATCAGCTGAAGTTCCGAAGAGATTGCATTACGGAACAAATCCGCGTGTGCATGATTTTGTTATTGAAGCTAAAAAAGGATACAGTTTAGTAAGTGAACAAAAGCAAAATATAAAAGGTGGAACACACGGTTACGACAATAAAGAAAAAGACATGCATGCCATTTTTTATGCGAAAGGACCAGCATTCAAAGTAGATAAAGAAGTCGGCACGTTTCAGAACGTTTCGGTTTATCCTTTAATAGCGCATATTTTGGGATTAAAAATCGAAGAAGTCGACGGCAAGTTTAGTGAAGTTGAAAACATGCTTGCTGATTAAATTAAATGTGTCGATTAGAAAATTAGATAATGCTATTACAACCGCAAATATAAAATCTTTTACCCCAAAGTATATCCGTAGAGGCGCACTGCTGTACGTCTTCTGCGCAACGAAAATCGCAACGTTAGACGCACTGCTGTGCGCCTCTACGGTAACTTGATTCATTTTGAAAGAATAGAAAATTAGATAATGATTATACGGAATCTATAGAATTATCTATTTTTCTAATTGACTCATTGGCACATTAACTTAAAACCCAGTCGAAACGGAAACGGCTTTCCATTGTTCTAATTGACTCTGAACGCTAGCAATCTTTTGGTTTGCCATATCGTAAGCATCTTGCCCTAAAAACAAATGTAAGGCAGGATTTTCTTCCTGACTCATATTGATTAATGCTACAGCTAATTTTTCAGGATCTCCTGGCTGATTTTGATTAATGCTACCCTTATGCGCATCTTCAGACGCTCTAACTTCTTTATATTCCGCAATCGGATTTTGTGGCAACAATAAAGAACTGTCTTTTAAGAAATCTGTTCTAAAATAGCCCGGATAAACCAACGTTACATTCACGCCAAATTCTTTTACTTCTGCAGCTAAAGATTCTGTTAAACCAGCAACAGCAAATTTTGTAGAGCAATAAATTCCCCAACCCGGAAAACCACCGTTATAGCCTCCAACTGAAGAAATATTAAAAATATGTCCTGATCTGTTAGCACGCATATAAGGCATAGTATTTCTGATCACATTTAATAATCCGAAGACATTTACCTCGTAATTTTTTCTGGATTCTTCATCTGTTAATTCTTCCAGTGCCCCAAGCAAACCATAACCTGCATTGTTTACCAAAACATCGATCGTTTTAAAATGACTTACTGCTACTTCAATTGCATTTTTAACACTTTGCTCGTTTGTCAAATCCATTTCTAAAGGAAGAAAATTTGCAGACGGATTTCCTAATGCTTTAACCAACGATTCTTCACTTCTTGAAGTTGCGGCTACTTTATAACCTTCAGCCAATAATTTTTTAGCTAATTCTAATCCAAGTCCTTTTGAAGCACCTGTGATAAACCAAACTTTGTTATTTTCCATGATTTCAATTTTTACATTTAATTATGGTACAAAGGTATCAGCGAAGTGCTCACAGAAACTTAAAGCAATCAAACAAGAAGTTACAAAAATCAAACAATTTCGGTTACGCGATAGGTTTTAGGTGAAACCTGAACATTTTTCTTAAAGAAATTGATAAAATGAGACAATTCTTCGAAGCCCAAACACCAGGCAATTTCATTAATATTCCAATTGGTTTGTTTGAGTAAAATCATGGCTTCCTGGACAATTCTTTCAGAAATAATTTGCGAAGTTGTTTTCCCGGTGGTTTCTTTCAACGCTTTATTCAAATGATTTACATGCACATTTAACTGACTTGCGAATTCTGAAGGGGAACGGAAATTAATTTGTTGCGATATGGATTCAATAGGAAATTGTCTTTCTAATAATTCTAAAAACAAAGAAGAAACCCGAATCGTCGCATTCGATTTACTATATAATGAAGTAGTTACCGTTTGTGTTTTTAAAGCTAAATGAATAATTTCGAAAACCAGATTTCGCAGCACATCATATTTAAAAGCATAATCAGAATTGATTTCATCAAACATTTTTAAAAACACCACTTTTAAGGATTCCGCCAATTCCATTGAGACTGGAACAATCGGATTTCCGCCGGGCTGAAATAAAGGATATTCTTTTAAATTCCCAAACTGACTAAAAAAAGCTTCGGTAAAAATGCAGAAAAAACCCGTTTGATTTTCATCAATATGCTCCCAGCTATACGGAATTTGTGGATTCGCAAAAAACAAAGCCTGATCTTCAATCGCAACCACTTTATCAGCATAATGCACTTTGTTTTTGCCGATGATTAAACTCATTTTATAAAAGTCTTTTCGGGTATAAGGTAATGGATTACAAGTACTCCCAACATAATCATCCAATTTAAAAACATTAAAATGACCGATTCCCTTTTTAAGATTCTCGGGCATTCCGTTTATTTTAATGGTATAAAAATCTTCTAAGGTTTCTGTTAGCTTCATTTTACAAAGTTACAAAAATCAATCTTTTTAATTAGAAAATGTGGCAATTAGAAAATTAGATAATTTATTTGCAACCGTACTATATAAATTTTATTACATAAAGGTTATCGTAGGGGCGCACATCTGTGCGTCTTATGCGGACCGATCTATAGGAAATAAAGGTTTGCCACTAATTCCATTAATTTTCACGAATGCTTTGTAAAAAAAAGTTTGCCACAGATTAAAGGATTAAATAGATTATAATCTGTGTGAATCTTTTAATCTGTGGCAAAAAATTTGCAACCGTAATATAAATTTTATTACATAAAGGTTATCGTAGAGGCGCACAGCAGTGCGTCTTATGCGGACCGATCTATAGGAAATAAAGGTTGCCACAAATTGCACTAATTTTCACGAATGCTTTGTGAAAAAAAGTTTGCCACAGATTAAAGGATTAAATAGATTATAATCTGTGTGAATCTTTTAATCTGTGGCAAAAAATTAGTGGAAATTAGTGTAATTTGTGGCAAACCTTTTCACAAAGCATTCGTGGCAACAGTTAAGAAACCACTTTATACGTAGGATCTTCAATTACATTCACTTCTATAACCGCTTCGGCATTTTTGAGTAAAGTTCTGCAGTCTTCGCTAAGATGTTTGAGTTCGACAACTTTATTAAGCTGACTGTATTTCTTCGTTAGATTATTCAGGGCTTCTATTGCGGACATATCAGCGACACGGCTTTCTTTGAAATCTATAATGACGTGATTTGGGTCGTTTTGTATATCAAACTTTTCCATAAAAGCGGCAATCGAACCAAAAAATAATGGTCCATAAATTTCATAATGCTTCACTCCTGCTTCATCAATAAAGTGACGCGCGCGGATTCTTTTGGCACTTTCCCATGCAAAAACCAAGGCTGAAATTATTACTCCGATCAATACGGCCAAAGCTAAATTATGAAGCAAAATAGTTACAACAGCCACCAGAATTCCAACGAAAATATCGTGTTTTGGCATTTTGTTGATGATTTTGAAACTTGCCCATTCAAAGGTTGTAATGGCGACCATCATCATAACGCCGACTAAAGCGGCCATAGGTAATTTGCCAATTACAGGCGCTCCAAACAGAATGATTCCTAAAATAGTCAACGCAGCTATGATTCCCGAAAGTCTGGCTCTTGAACCGGCACCAAGATTCACCAAAGTCTGTGCGATCATGGGGCAGCCTCCCATTCCGAAGA contains:
- a CDS encoding oxidoreductase translates to MENNKVWFITGASKGLGLELAKKLLAEGYKVAATSRSEESLVKALGNPSANFLPLEMDLTNEQSVKNAIEVAVSHFKTIDVLVNNAGYGLLGALEELTDEESRKNYEVNVFGLLNVIRNTMPYMRANRSGHIFNISSVGGYNGGFPGWGIYCSTKFAVAGLTESLAAEVKEFGVNVTLVYPGYFRTDFLKDSSLLLPQNPIAEYKEVRASEDAHKGSINQNQPGDPEKLAVALINMSQEENPALHLFLGQDAYDMANQKIASVQSQLEQWKAVSVSTGF
- a CDS encoding AraC family transcriptional regulator → MKLTETLEDFYTIKINGMPENLKKGIGHFNVFKLDDYVGSTCNPLPYTRKDFYKMSLIIGKNKVHYADKVVAIEDQALFFANPQIPYSWEHIDENQTGFFCIFTEAFFSQFGNLKEYPLFQPGGNPIVPVSMELAESLKVVFLKMFDEINSDYAFKYDVLRNLVFEIIHLALKTQTVTTSLYSKSNATIRVSSLFLELLERQFPIESISQQINFRSPSEFASQLNVHVNHLNKALKETTGKTTSQIISERIVQEAMILLKQTNWNINEIAWCLGFEELSHFINFFKKNVQVSPKTYRVTEIV
- a CDS encoding ectonucleotide pyrophosphatase/phosphodiesterase, producing MRKFTTQLLSFTFLLLTTFSYSQSSKDAYVVLVSMDGFRWDYAKHFKLQNLNRIAKEGVHAKSMRPSYPSKTFPNHYAIVTGLYPDHHGIINNVFYDSALNESFSLSTTAKNDSRFYGGNPIWNVAEQQGVKTASFFWPGSDTDKKRPGIYKNYDNKIPYGNRIDTVIKWLELPEKQRPHLITLYFDEPDHTGHNFGPLSPENEKMIHKMDSVMGQLSSKLDQLAIGKQINLIIVSDHGMADISNDKKVAILDYLKPEWLGYKAVINPIMSLQAKPGFQDSIAKALKKVPHIKFWRSAEVPKRLHYGTNPRVHDFVIEAKKGYSLVSEQKQNIKGGTHGYDNKEKDMHAIFYAKGPAFKVDKEVGTFQNVSVYPLIAHILGLKIEEVDGKFSEVENMLAD